A section of the Streptomyces sp. V3I8 genome encodes:
- a CDS encoding glycosyltransferase family 2 protein — protein MPARTPHRSRPRPAQVCVVVIGYDDAGHVTDAVRSALAQGPAVREVIAVDDCSADGSAGLLERLALDEPRLKVVRREVNSGGCGSPRNDGIDAATAPYLMFLDSDDVLPPGAVDALLDAAGGRGTEVAGGLCVRRELPSGREVPWQPELYARAALVTDPSRRPRLVHDTLCVNKLYRTDFLREHGIRFPEGHFPYEDFVFTARVLAARPRIALVPDTVYVWHVRRDAGRLSISLDRSGVDNWRARITAHAQAYDVLLAAGEKRLARASRARFLDHGLRMYARELGLRGARYRQEWWDLTRAYLATFDAGDFALAPAPGRVVAQVVLASEKPCDLPRLREIAARPARLRPPYARAADGTPVWSADLPRVTLEHLLVRPVRLLPVAVDAELRPRVRGTRLRLRLHELYGRMADAAPASVDAEFVSRQDGTTGLALTARFRPDDTDPADGSWTADARVDLPALGPGTWDLRLCLRFHDGTVRETTAHASGGPGLLRRTVVPSVRHGVLLVQPYATHAGSLALRTAPGLRGTLAALGRRARRLSR, from the coding sequence ATGCCCGCCAGAACCCCGCACCGGTCCCGGCCGCGCCCGGCGCAGGTGTGCGTCGTCGTCATCGGGTACGACGACGCCGGGCACGTGACCGACGCGGTGCGCTCGGCCCTCGCGCAGGGGCCCGCCGTCCGCGAGGTGATCGCCGTGGACGACTGCTCGGCCGACGGCAGCGCCGGTCTCCTGGAGCGCCTCGCGCTCGACGAGCCGCGTCTGAAGGTCGTCCGCCGCGAGGTCAACAGCGGCGGCTGCGGCAGCCCGCGCAACGACGGCATCGACGCCGCCACGGCCCCGTACCTGATGTTCCTGGACAGCGACGACGTCCTGCCGCCCGGCGCGGTCGACGCCCTGCTGGACGCGGCCGGCGGGCGCGGCACCGAGGTCGCGGGCGGCCTGTGCGTGCGCCGCGAGCTGCCGTCCGGCCGCGAGGTGCCCTGGCAGCCCGAGCTGTACGCCAGGGCCGCCCTCGTGACCGATCCGTCGCGGCGCCCCCGGCTCGTCCACGACACGCTGTGCGTCAACAAGCTGTACCGCACCGACTTCCTGCGCGAGCACGGCATCCGCTTCCCCGAAGGACACTTCCCGTACGAGGACTTCGTCTTCACCGCGCGCGTGCTGGCCGCCCGTCCGCGCATCGCGCTGGTCCCGGACACGGTGTACGTCTGGCACGTGCGCCGTGACGCCGGGCGGCTGTCGATCTCGCTGGACAGGTCCGGCGTCGACAACTGGCGGGCGAGGATCACCGCGCACGCCCAGGCGTACGACGTCCTCCTCGCCGCCGGTGAGAAGCGGCTGGCGCGGGCGTCGCGCGCGCGGTTCCTCGACCACGGCCTGCGGATGTACGCACGCGAACTCGGTCTGCGCGGGGCCAGGTACCGGCAGGAGTGGTGGGACCTCACGCGCGCGTACCTCGCGACGTTCGACGCCGGCGACTTCGCGCTCGCCCCGGCGCCGGGAAGGGTGGTCGCCCAGGTGGTGCTGGCCTCCGAGAAACCGTGCGACCTGCCCCGGCTCAGGGAGATCGCGGCCCGCCCGGCCCGGCTGCGGCCCCCGTACGCGCGCGCCGCGGACGGCACACCGGTCTGGTCCGCCGACCTGCCCCGCGTCACCCTGGAACACCTCCTGGTCCGGCCCGTGCGCCTGCTGCCCGTCGCCGTCGACGCGGAGCTGCGGCCGCGCGTACGGGGCACCCGGCTGCGGCTGCGCCTGCACGAGCTGTACGGGCGGATGGCGGACGCGGCGCCCGCGTCCGTGGACGCCGAGTTCGTGAGCCGCCAGGACGGCACGACGGGGCTCGCGCTCACCGCCCGCTTCCGGCCGGACGACACCGACCCCGCCGACGGCTCGTGGACCGCCGACGCGCGGGTCGACCTCCCAGCTCTCGGCCCCGGCACCTGGGACCTGCGGCTGTGCCTGCGCTTCCACGACGGCACGGTCCGCGAGACCACCGCGCACGCGAGCGGCGGCCCGGGCCTGCTGCGCCGCACCGTCGTGCCGAGCGTCCGGCACGGGGTGCTGCTCGTCCAGCCGTACGCGACCCACGCGGGCTCGCTCGCGCTGCGGACCGCACCCGGCCTGCGCGGCACGCTGGCGGCGCTGGGCCGCAGGGCGAGGCGTCTGTCGCGCTGA
- the galE gene encoding UDP-glucose 4-epimerase GalE, with product MTWLITGGAGYIGAHVVRAMTGAGERAVVYDDLSTGIAERVPDGVPLVVGSTLDGERVARALRDHAVTGVVHLAAKKQVGESVEQPLHYYRENVEGLRVLLQAVTAAAVPSFVFSSSAAVYGMPDVDLVTEQTPCVPVNPYGETKLAGEWLVRAAGRAHGLSTASLRYFNVAGTAAPELADVGVSNIVPMVFEKLVRGEPPQVFGDDYDTPDGTCVRDYIHVVDLAEAHVAAAGRLAAAPGTDLTLNIGRGEGVSVRRMIDRINELTGHTLDPVAGPRRPGDPARVVAAADRAAAELGWKARYGLDDMITSAWEGRLRPRPRARRG from the coding sequence ATGACCTGGCTGATCACCGGCGGCGCCGGCTACATCGGGGCACATGTCGTGCGCGCCATGACCGGGGCGGGCGAACGGGCCGTGGTGTACGACGACCTGTCCACGGGCATCGCCGAGCGCGTCCCGGACGGGGTGCCGCTCGTCGTCGGCTCGACCCTGGACGGGGAGCGGGTCGCGCGGGCGCTGCGGGACCACGCCGTCACCGGTGTCGTGCACCTGGCGGCGAAGAAGCAGGTGGGCGAGTCGGTGGAGCAGCCGCTGCACTACTACCGCGAGAACGTGGAAGGGCTGCGGGTGCTGCTGCAGGCGGTCACGGCCGCCGCGGTGCCGTCCTTCGTGTTCTCGTCCTCCGCGGCGGTGTACGGCATGCCCGACGTCGACCTGGTGACCGAGCAGACGCCCTGCGTGCCGGTCAACCCGTACGGCGAGACCAAACTCGCGGGCGAGTGGCTGGTGCGGGCCGCGGGCCGGGCGCACGGCCTGTCGACGGCGTCCCTGCGCTACTTCAACGTGGCGGGGACGGCGGCGCCCGAACTGGCCGACGTGGGCGTCTCCAACATCGTCCCGATGGTCTTCGAGAAGCTCGTCCGGGGCGAGCCGCCGCAGGTCTTCGGCGACGACTACGACACACCGGACGGCACGTGCGTACGTGACTACATCCACGTCGTCGACCTGGCGGAGGCCCATGTGGCGGCCGCCGGGCGGCTGGCCGCGGCTCCCGGCACCGATCTGACGCTCAACATCGGCCGCGGGGAGGGGGTCTCGGTCCGCCGGATGATCGACCGGATCAACGAGCTCACCGGCCACACGCTCGACCCGGTGGCCGGTCCCCGCCGGCCCGGCGACCCGGCGCGGGTCGTCGCCGCCGCCGACCGCGCCGCCGCGGAACTCGGCTGGAAGGCGAGGTACGGACTGGACGACATGATCACATCGGCCTGGGAGGGCCGGCTACGGCCGCGTCCGCGGGCCCGCCGGGGTTAG
- a CDS encoding glycosyltransferase, giving the protein MIPAGTPVDADPRRDVFFVSNSVDELGGVTSWSHQMARLFTARGHRVHVVGITPPAVAQELGTVPYPTTTLYAGQPPRPGRAREASMREQAVKLTALFRAARPGAVVVVTQVWAMEWVARADTRGLTVIGMSHESYAYSRASSRFRRVRTYYRDVDRMLALTREDADLWIGQGMNNASYLPNPLPFMPRVPSARTEKTVVSIGRLHHQKGIDMLLDTWAEVAPRHPDWRLRIHGSGEDEEMLRKQCTALGLDGSVDWAGRTDDVPAALRAGSVFVQSSRGEGFPLALMEAMATAVPCAAFDCAPGVHEIVRDGEDGLLATPGNTGELARRLDALMSDKELRDTMGDRARTNIQRYAPAEIVRRWEDLFGFLER; this is encoded by the coding sequence ATCCGCGGCGGGACGTCTTCTTCGTCTCCAACAGCGTCGACGAGCTGGGCGGGGTGACCAGCTGGTCGCACCAGATGGCGCGGCTGTTCACCGCGCGCGGCCACCGCGTGCACGTCGTCGGCATCACCCCGCCCGCGGTCGCGCAGGAACTCGGCACCGTCCCCTACCCGACGACGACCCTGTACGCCGGACAGCCGCCGCGGCCCGGCCGGGCGCGCGAGGCGAGCATGCGCGAGCAGGCCGTGAAGCTCACCGCGCTGTTCCGGGCGGCGCGGCCCGGCGCGGTCGTCGTCGTCACGCAGGTGTGGGCCATGGAGTGGGTCGCCCGGGCCGACACGCGCGGTCTGACCGTGATCGGGATGAGCCACGAGTCGTACGCGTACTCCAGGGCGTCCTCGCGTTTTCGCCGCGTACGCACGTACTACCGGGACGTCGACCGGATGCTGGCGCTGACCCGCGAGGACGCCGACCTGTGGATCGGGCAGGGCATGAACAACGCCTCGTACCTGCCGAACCCGCTGCCCTTCATGCCGCGGGTGCCGTCGGCGCGCACGGAGAAGACGGTCGTCAGCATCGGCCGGCTGCATCACCAGAAGGGCATCGACATGCTCCTCGACACCTGGGCGGAGGTCGCGCCGCGCCACCCCGACTGGCGCCTGCGGATCCACGGCTCCGGCGAGGACGAGGAGATGCTGAGGAAGCAGTGCACGGCTCTCGGTCTCGACGGCTCGGTCGACTGGGCGGGCCGCACGGACGATGTCCCGGCCGCGCTGCGCGCCGGCTCGGTCTTCGTCCAGTCGTCCCGGGGCGAGGGCTTCCCGCTCGCCCTCATGGAGGCCATGGCGACGGCCGTGCCGTGCGCCGCCTTCGACTGCGCACCCGGCGTCCACGAGATCGTCCGCGACGGCGAGGACGGCCTCCTCGCCACCCCGGGCAACACCGGCGAACTGGCCCGCCGCCTGGACGCACTCATGTCCGACAAGGAGCTGAGGGACACCATGGGGGACAGGGCCCGCACGAACATCCAGCGCTACGCGCCGGCGGAGATCGTGCGGAGGTGGGAGGACCTGTTCGGGTTCCTCGAACGCTGA
- a CDS encoding TetR/AcrR family transcriptional regulator, producing MLVRMTTNADGDGTARSAAADRDPQPPRRRAPAGAAVLREDVTEAIRAAVFGELAAVGYARMSIEGIARRAGVGKTAVYRRWRSKLHLVLDLVSAMAVQGLPAPDTGTLEGDLRLLYEVTSRALRHPVASQVVPDLQAEAARSPEMAQALQKALREGQAGVANGIVEAARARGEIGPDVDGELALDVISGPLYWRAVVVRGPKPPKGYLESLTRATAAALRAL from the coding sequence ATGCTGGTCCGCATGACGACGAACGCAGACGGGGACGGGACGGCCCGGTCGGCCGCGGCCGACCGGGACCCGCAGCCGCCGCGCCGCAGGGCTCCCGCCGGGGCGGCGGTGCTCCGGGAGGACGTCACCGAGGCGATCAGGGCGGCCGTCTTCGGGGAGCTCGCGGCCGTCGGGTACGCGCGCATGTCCATCGAGGGCATCGCGCGCCGCGCGGGCGTCGGCAAGACCGCCGTCTACCGGCGGTGGCGCTCCAAGCTGCACCTCGTCCTGGACCTGGTCTCCGCCATGGCCGTGCAGGGGCTGCCCGCGCCCGACACGGGCACCCTGGAGGGCGATCTGCGCCTGCTGTACGAGGTCACCTCACGCGCCCTGCGTCACCCTGTCGCCTCGCAGGTGGTTCCCGATCTGCAGGCCGAGGCGGCCCGCAGTCCGGAAATGGCGCAGGCTCTCCAGAAGGCTCTGCGCGAGGGGCAGGCGGGCGTCGCGAACGGCATCGTCGAGGCGGCCCGGGCGCGCGGCGAGATCGGTCCGGACGTCGACGGCGAACTGGCCCTCGACGTGATCTCGGGACCGCTCTACTGGCGTGCGGTGGTGGTCCGCGGACCGAAACCGCCGAAGGGATATCTGGAGAGTTTGACGCGGGCCACGGCGGCGGCGCTCAGGGCGCTGTAG
- a CDS encoding ABC transporter permease: MSQVLDTPPPAPNPASVPAPAPPDADPAALAARYGLTVSGARPSLPAYVRQLWARRHFVTAFATARLTAQYSQAKLGQVWQVATPLLNAAVYYFIFGVLMGTSHGVPDYVPFLVTGVFVWTFTQSSIMAGTRAISGSLGLVRALHFPRAALPVSYALQQLQQLLFSMAALVVILLCFGVPVGPSWLLAVPALVLQFVFNAGVALVVARLGAKTPDIAQLMPFLLRTWMYVSGVMWSLDRVLSGHQDMPRVVLLALECNPAAVYIDLMRFALIDTFRAGQLPQHVWALAVGWALLAGVGGFIWFWKAEETYGRG, from the coding sequence GTGAGTCAGGTCCTCGACACCCCGCCCCCGGCGCCGAACCCGGCGTCGGTCCCGGCCCCGGCCCCGCCCGACGCCGATCCCGCGGCCCTCGCCGCCCGGTACGGCCTCACGGTCAGCGGCGCGCGGCCCTCCCTGCCCGCGTACGTCCGCCAGTTGTGGGCGCGCCGGCACTTCGTCACGGCGTTCGCGACGGCCAGGCTGACCGCCCAGTACAGCCAGGCGAAGCTCGGCCAGGTCTGGCAGGTGGCCACGCCCCTGCTGAACGCGGCGGTCTACTACTTCATCTTCGGCGTCCTCATGGGCACCAGCCACGGGGTGCCGGACTACGTCCCGTTCCTGGTCACGGGCGTCTTCGTGTGGACGTTCACGCAGAGCTCGATCATGGCGGGCACCCGGGCGATCTCCGGCAGCCTCGGCCTCGTCCGCGCCCTGCACTTCCCGCGGGCGGCGCTTCCGGTGTCGTACGCGCTGCAACAGCTCCAGCAGCTGCTGTTCTCGATGGCCGCGCTGGTCGTGATCCTGCTCTGCTTCGGCGTGCCCGTCGGCCCGTCCTGGCTGCTGGCCGTACCGGCACTGGTCCTGCAGTTCGTGTTCAACGCGGGTGTGGCGCTGGTCGTGGCCCGGCTCGGCGCGAAGACCCCGGACATCGCGCAGCTGATGCCGTTCCTGCTGCGGACCTGGATGTACGTCTCCGGTGTCATGTGGAGCCTCGATCGGGTGCTCAGCGGCCACCAGGACATGCCGCGCGTGGTACTGCTCGCCCTGGAGTGCAATCCGGCGGCGGTCTACATCGACCTGATGCGGTTCGCGCTGATCGACACGTTCCGTGCGGGTCAGCTGCCCCAGCACGTGTGGGCGCTCGCGGTCGGCTGGGCGCTGCTCGCCGGCGTCGGCGGGTTCATCTGGTTCTGGAAGGCGGAGGAGACGTACGGACGTGGCTGA
- a CDS encoding ABC transporter ATP-binding protein, translated as MAERSVVPQSAGAAGRVPTVVADRVDIVYRVNGTGAGRGSATVALNRILRGKKDGRAAGVRTVHAVKSVSFTAYRGEAIGLIGTNGSGKSTLLKAVAGLLPVEHGRIYTDGQPSLLGVNAALMNDLSGERNVYLGGLAMGMSREQVRARYQEIVDFSGIDEKGDFVTLPMRTYSSGMAARLRFSIAAAKDHDVLMIDEALATGDRSFQKRSEARIRELRRSAGTVFLVSHNNKSIRDTCDRVLWLERGELRMDGATGDVLKEYEKFTGGGKG; from the coding sequence GTGGCTGAGCGGAGCGTGGTTCCCCAGAGTGCCGGGGCGGCCGGGCGGGTGCCCACCGTCGTCGCCGACCGCGTCGACATCGTCTACCGCGTGAACGGCACGGGCGCCGGGCGGGGCAGCGCCACCGTCGCGCTCAACCGCATCCTGCGCGGGAAGAAGGACGGGCGGGCGGCCGGCGTACGCACGGTGCACGCGGTGAAGTCCGTGTCGTTCACCGCGTACCGGGGCGAGGCGATCGGTCTGATCGGCACGAACGGATCGGGCAAGTCGACCTTGCTCAAGGCGGTCGCCGGCCTGCTCCCCGTCGAGCACGGGCGGATCTACACGGACGGTCAGCCCTCGCTGCTCGGCGTCAACGCGGCGCTCATGAACGACCTGAGCGGCGAGCGCAACGTGTACCTCGGCGGGCTCGCGATGGGGATGTCCCGGGAGCAGGTGCGGGCGCGGTACCAGGAGATCGTCGACTTCTCCGGCATCGACGAGAAGGGCGACTTCGTCACGCTGCCCATGCGCACGTACTCGTCCGGGATGGCCGCGCGGCTGCGGTTCTCCATCGCCGCGGCCAAGGACCACGACGTGCTGATGATCGACGAGGCCCTCGCGACGGGGGACCGCTCCTTCCAAAAGCGCTCCGAGGCCCGGATCCGGGAACTGCGCAGGAGCGCGGGCACGGTCTTCCTCGTCAGCCACAACAACAAGTCGATCCGGGACACCTGCGACCGGGTGCTGTGGCTGGAGCGGGGGGAGCTGCGGATGGACGGGGCCACGGGGGACGTGCTGAAGGAGTACGAGAAGTTCACCGGGGGCGGGAAGGGGTAG
- a CDS encoding glycosyltransferase family 87 protein codes for MKPRTKPWTKPWTKPWPKRRPKLPVLAASWAATRALMLWLLLQDGRTPLGVGGVAREVHELYARWYGVLAGGTFPTGDRLWQYPPGAGPVLLSPGLLPGLTYFEAFVALTLATDLLVTAALARAGTRAGRSLRGAALWTAALPLLLHIPLARYDVQVTALAVISLLTLSRSTRACGAFAALGALVKVWPALALVGAPRGRTAKEVWTSAAVTAGALLLVLAALFRDPFDFLRQQSGRGVQIESLGGTVLSFAQHAGRPGRVVYRYGAMEFTGPYVPWVAAASLALTVAAFGALLLWRLRARRWTPATPYDAALAAVLLFTVTSRVISPQYLVWLLGLAAVCLTSRHTAQRPVAALVTAAAAVSTLAYPVLYDDVVACTWTGSLLMLVRNGLLVTAAGLSFHRLWTTTTGSGGPAEPAGPVRTEPAHDPHHLRAGTASAP; via the coding sequence ATGAAGCCTCGGACGAAGCCCTGGACGAAGCCGTGGACGAAGCCCTGGCCGAAGCGCCGGCCGAAGCTCCCGGTCCTCGCCGCCTCCTGGGCGGCCACCCGCGCCCTGATGCTCTGGCTGCTCCTCCAGGACGGGCGCACCCCGCTCGGCGTCGGCGGCGTCGCGCGCGAGGTGCACGAGCTGTACGCCCGCTGGTACGGCGTGCTCGCCGGCGGCACGTTCCCCACCGGCGACCGGCTCTGGCAGTACCCGCCGGGCGCGGGCCCCGTCCTGCTGTCCCCCGGACTGCTGCCGGGGCTGACGTACTTCGAGGCGTTCGTGGCCCTCACGCTGGCCACCGACCTCCTGGTCACCGCCGCCCTCGCGCGCGCGGGCACGCGTGCGGGCCGCAGCCTGCGCGGCGCGGCGCTCTGGACAGCGGCCCTGCCGCTCCTGCTGCACATCCCGCTCGCCCGCTACGACGTGCAGGTCACCGCCCTCGCGGTCATCTCCCTGTTGACGCTGTCGCGCTCCACGCGCGCGTGCGGGGCTTTCGCGGCGCTGGGCGCCCTGGTGAAGGTGTGGCCCGCGCTGGCGCTGGTCGGCGCCCCCCGGGGGCGTACGGCGAAGGAGGTGTGGACGTCGGCCGCCGTCACCGCGGGGGCGCTGCTGCTGGTCCTCGCCGCCCTCTTCCGCGACCCGTTCGACTTCCTGCGCCAGCAGAGCGGCCGGGGCGTGCAGATCGAGTCGCTCGGCGGCACGGTCCTCTCCTTCGCGCAGCACGCGGGCCGGCCGGGGCGGGTGGTCTACCGGTACGGCGCGATGGAGTTCACCGGCCCGTACGTCCCTTGGGTGGCCGCGGCCTCGCTGGCGCTCACCGTCGCCGCCTTCGGCGCCCTGCTGCTGTGGCGGCTGCGCGCCCGGCGCTGGACACCGGCCACCCCGTACGACGCCGCCCTCGCCGCCGTGCTCCTGTTCACCGTGACGAGCCGGGTCATCAGCCCCCAGTACCTGGTGTGGCTGCTGGGTCTGGCCGCGGTGTGCCTGACCTCCCGGCACACCGCGCAGCGTCCGGTGGCGGCGCTGGTCACGGCGGCCGCGGCGGTCAGCACCCTCGCCTACCCCGTCCTGTACGACGACGTGGTGGCCTGCACCTGGACGGGCTCCCTGCTGATGCTCGTGCGCAACGGCCTGCTGGTGACGGCCGCCGGGCTCTCCTTCCACCGCCTGTGGACGACCACGACCGGGTCCGGCGGACCCGCCGAACCCGCCGGACCTGTGCGGACGGAACCCGCACACGATCCGCACCATCTCCGCGCCGGGACAGCGAGCGCCCCTTAA
- a CDS encoding organic hydroperoxide resistance protein: MDAIYTAVATATHGRDGRAYSSDGQLDLQLGIPTAMGGNGQGTNPEQLFAAGYSACFASALALVGRSAKVDVSDAAVTAEVGIGKQGEGFGLAVTLRVELPESVDAETGRKLVEQAHQVCPYSNATRGNIPVELVVE, from the coding sequence ATGGACGCGATCTACACCGCCGTAGCCACCGCCACCCACGGCCGGGACGGCCGGGCCTACAGCTCCGACGGGCAGCTCGACCTCCAGCTGGGGATTCCGACCGCGATGGGCGGCAACGGGCAGGGCACGAACCCGGAGCAGCTGTTCGCCGCCGGGTACTCCGCCTGTTTCGCCAGCGCGCTCGCCCTGGTGGGGCGTTCGGCGAAGGTCGACGTCAGTGACGCCGCGGTGACCGCGGAGGTCGGGATCGGCAAGCAGGGGGAGGGCTTCGGGCTCGCCGTCACGCTGCGGGTGGAGCTTCCGGAGTCCGTCGACGCGGAGACCGGGCGCAAGCTGGTCGAGCAGGCGCACCAGGTGTGCCCCTACTCCAACGCGACCCGTGGCAACATTCCGGTCGAGCTCGTCGTCGAGTAG
- a CDS encoding bifunctional glycosyltransferase family 2 protein/CDP-glycerol:glycerophosphate glycerophosphotransferase encodes MPRFSIVVPVYNVQGYLRACLESVLGQSYGDFELIVVDDRSPDGSPAIIDEFAARDERVVAVHLPVNGGIGPARNHGAKLARGEYLLFLDSDDSYTPGALRAIAERIDATARPDIVLFDYARTHWHGAVRRNRDAEVFAAPGPEVFTVAERPELLDLFTVVWNKAYRLDFFREGAFTFPTGFYEDAVIVYQTLWTARTISLVDRVCVYYRQRRQGNAMRTPSREHFEVFAQYERLFRFIGERPALERWRGFLYDHMADHYLFILRQKDRVPPASRPEFHRRAARDLRAHRPDGHRLAADVPRTSFTLLARAPYALYALHRVAAVKRAGLRRRRRVWRGRLRRVLLALHRRLVLRRGLDANLAVYSAFGHRGVLGDPAAIHLKARELAPHIRGVWVVAREHVAALPPGTEHVLPGSRAYRRVTARATYLINNVNWANDLVKREGSVHVHTHQGTPVKSMGADLLAYPGARRGFSVPKMLRRADRWDYSLVANPHSELVWDRAYPCGFTSLRSGSPRNDCLVRPPEGRRESVRQRLGVPEGSTLILYAPTSRDHRRSGQAPACDLERLVAGLPGDHVLAVRLHPSLARHHERGLALGDLAGRGLVLDVTDEPHVEDLLLACDALVTDYSSLMFDYAHLDRPIVLHVYDQDTFRAARGTYFDVTERPPGHVTRNEDELARLFASGAWCDEESARLRTAFRARFAGYDDGRAAERVVRLLMLGEDLAVPMVPAPGAPSDALTRS; translated from the coding sequence ATGCCCCGCTTCAGCATCGTCGTGCCCGTGTACAACGTGCAGGGCTACCTGCGCGCCTGTCTGGAGTCGGTCCTCGGCCAGTCGTACGGCGACTTCGAGCTGATCGTCGTCGACGACCGCTCGCCGGACGGCAGCCCGGCGATCATCGACGAGTTCGCGGCCCGCGACGAGCGCGTCGTGGCGGTGCACCTGCCCGTCAACGGCGGCATCGGCCCGGCCCGCAACCACGGGGCGAAGCTCGCCCGGGGCGAGTACCTGCTCTTCCTCGACAGCGACGACAGCTACACCCCGGGCGCGCTGCGGGCGATCGCCGAGCGCATCGACGCGACCGCACGCCCGGACATCGTGCTGTTCGACTACGCGCGCACCCACTGGCACGGCGCGGTGCGGCGCAACCGGGACGCGGAGGTGTTCGCCGCGCCGGGCCCCGAGGTGTTCACGGTCGCCGAACGCCCGGAACTGCTCGACCTGTTCACGGTCGTGTGGAACAAGGCGTACCGCCTCGACTTCTTCCGCGAGGGCGCCTTCACCTTCCCCACCGGCTTCTACGAGGACGCGGTGATCGTCTACCAGACGCTGTGGACGGCCCGCACGATCTCCCTCGTCGACCGGGTCTGCGTGTACTACCGCCAGCGCCGCCAGGGCAACGCGATGCGCACGCCGAGCCGGGAGCACTTCGAGGTGTTCGCGCAGTACGAGCGGCTGTTCCGGTTCATCGGGGAGCGGCCCGCACTGGAGCGGTGGCGCGGTTTCCTCTACGACCACATGGCCGACCACTACCTCTTCATCCTGCGCCAGAAGGACCGCGTACCGCCGGCGTCGCGGCCCGAGTTCCACCGGCGGGCGGCACGGGACCTGCGCGCCCACCGTCCGGACGGCCACCGGCTCGCCGCGGACGTCCCGCGGACGTCCTTCACCCTCCTCGCCCGGGCCCCGTACGCCCTCTACGCGCTGCACCGCGTCGCCGCCGTGAAACGGGCCGGTCTGCGCAGGCGCCGGCGGGTGTGGCGCGGGCGGCTGCGCCGGGTGCTGCTCGCGCTGCACCGGCGGCTGGTCCTGCGGCGCGGCCTCGACGCGAACCTGGCGGTGTACTCGGCCTTCGGGCACCGCGGTGTCCTCGGCGACCCGGCCGCGATCCATCTGAAGGCCCGGGAGCTCGCCCCGCACATCCGCGGGGTGTGGGTGGTCGCCAGGGAGCACGTGGCCGCGCTGCCGCCCGGGACCGAGCACGTCCTGCCCGGCAGCCGCGCCTACCGCAGGGTCACGGCCCGTGCCACGTACCTGATCAACAACGTCAACTGGGCGAACGACCTGGTCAAGCGCGAGGGTTCCGTCCACGTCCACACGCACCAGGGCACCCCGGTGAAGTCGATGGGCGCGGACCTGCTCGCGTACCCCGGCGCACGGCGCGGGTTCAGCGTCCCCAAGATGCTGCGGCGGGCCGACCGGTGGGACTACAGCCTGGTCGCGAACCCGCACTCCGAGCTGGTCTGGGACCGCGCCTACCCATGCGGCTTCACGTCCCTGCGCTCGGGCAGCCCGCGCAACGACTGCCTCGTCCGGCCGCCGGAGGGCCGCCGGGAGTCCGTACGGCAGCGCCTCGGCGTCCCGGAGGGCAGCACCCTGATCCTGTACGCGCCGACTAGCCGCGACCACCGCCGCAGCGGGCAGGCGCCGGCCTGCGACCTGGAGCGGCTGGTCGCCGGGCTGCCCGGCGACCACGTCCTGGCGGTCCGGCTGCACCCCTCGCTGGCCCGGCACCACGAACGCGGCCTCGCCCTGGGGGACCTGGCCGGGCGCGGACTCGTCCTGGACGTCACCGACGAGCCGCACGTGGAGGACCTGCTGCTCGCCTGCGACGCCCTGGTCACCGACTACTCGTCGCTGATGTTCGACTACGCGCACCTCGACCGGCCGATCGTCCTGCACGTCTACGACCAGGACACCTTTCGCGCGGCGCGCGGCACGTACTTCGACGTCACCGAGCGCCCGCCGGGCCATGTCACCCGGAACGAGGACGAGCTGGCGCGGCTGTTCGCGTCGGGTGCGTGGTGCGACGAGGAGTCGGCGCGGCTGCGGACCGCCTTCCGGGCGCGGTTCGCCGGGTACGACGACGGGCGGGCCGCGGAACGGGTCGTCCGGCTGCTGATGCTGGGCGAGGACCTGGCGGTGCCCATGGTTCCCGCGCCCGGCGCCCCGAGCGACGCCCTGACCCGCTCATGA
- a CDS encoding MarR family winged helix-turn-helix transcriptional regulator produces MTTTPVTGPAHHDDFLRLDQQICFSLNAATRAFGGLYRVVLKDLGLTYPQYLVMLVLWEHGELPVKKVGEHLRLDSGTLSPLLKRLETAGLVRRERSARDERSVVVGPTEEGTALREQALRVPRRIAAATGFDLAEIDDLRSRLDRLTGALDTAALEDAPGPG; encoded by the coding sequence ATGACCACGACGCCCGTGACCGGCCCCGCGCACCACGACGACTTCCTCCGCCTGGACCAGCAGATCTGCTTCAGCCTGAACGCCGCCACGCGCGCCTTCGGCGGTCTGTACCGCGTCGTCCTGAAGGACCTGGGGCTCACCTACCCCCAGTACCTGGTCATGCTCGTGCTGTGGGAGCACGGCGAGCTGCCGGTGAAGAAGGTCGGCGAGCACCTGCGGCTCGACTCCGGGACGCTGTCCCCGCTGCTGAAGCGGCTGGAGACGGCCGGCCTCGTACGGCGTGAGCGCAGCGCCCGGGACGAGCGGTCCGTGGTGGTCGGGCCCACCGAGGAGGGCACGGCCCTGCGGGAGCAGGCGCTGCGCGTCCCGCGCCGGATCGCCGCCGCGACGGGGTTCGACCTGGCCGAGATCGACGACCTGCGGTCCCGCCTCGACCGGCTCACGGGCGCACTGGACACGGCGGCACTGGAGGATGCGCCGGGCCCCGGGTGA